The following proteins come from a genomic window of Trifolium pratense cultivar HEN17-A07 linkage group LG4, ARS_RC_1.1, whole genome shotgun sequence:
- the LOC123923929 gene encoding BOI-related E3 ubiquitin-protein ligase 1-like, giving the protein MAVQAQYPSNVLLLNNNNRNGQEGHDEYSSLQPQPPGGGGSLGLSLLDHPHNILCNNTSTNSSRKRGRETTTGGTGTTENNVINHQYLSLQQQQQPQPSQIIHLSQLHNHHQQQQQQQNVVSTGLRLSFDDHHQQQQRLQLQLHQHQQSQQQQQQDCHSSTFLSLYSQGLISQIKQQSHELDQFIQAQGENLRRTLAEKRQRHYRELLNAAEEAVAQRLREKEAEFTKARRKNAELEARAAQLTMEAQLWQAKARAQEATAASLQAQLQQTIMCQTGEEAGGGGVSCAVEGQAEDAESAYIDPDRVVVVTEARGKCRGCEKRVASVVVLPCRHLCICTECDAHFRACPVCFTLKNSTVEVFLS; this is encoded by the exons ATGGCTGTTCAAGCTCAATATCCATCCAATGTCCTCCTTCTAAACAACAATAACAG AAATGGACAAGAAGGACATGATGAGTACTCTTCCTTACAACCACAGCCACCAGGAGGAGGAGGATCATTAGGACTATCACTTCTTGATCATCCCCACAATATCCTATGCAACAACACAA GTACTAATTCTTCTCGCAAGAGAGGAAGAGAAACAACAACAGGAGGAACAGGAACAACAGAAAACAACGTTATTAATCATCAATATCTCTctttacaacaacaacaacaacctcaaCCTTCACAAATTATTCATCTTTCTCAACTTcataatcatcatcaacaacaacaacaacaacaaaatgtcGTCTCCACTGGCCTTCGTTTATCATTTGatgatcatcatcaacaacaacaaagattACAATTACAACTTCATCAACACCAAcaatctcaacaacaacaacaacaagattGTCACTCCTCTACTTTCTTGTCTCTATATTCACAAGGACTCATTTctcaaatcaaacaacaaaGTCATGAATTAGACCAATTCATTCAAGCCCAG GGAGAGAATCTGCGGCGGACATTGGCGGAGAAGAGGCAGAGACATTACAGGGAGCTACTAAACGCGGCGGAGGAAGCGGTGGCGCAACGACTCAGAGAAAAAGAAGCAGAATTCACAAAAGCCAGGCGCAAAAACGCAGAGTTAGAAGCGCGTGCAGCTCAATTAACCATGGAAGCCCAATTATGGCAGGCAAAAGCCCGGGCCCAAGAAGCCACGGCAGCATCTCTTCAAGCCCAGCTACAGCAGACAATAATGTGTCAAACCGGCGAAGAAGCCGGCGGAGGCGGTGTTTCATGCGCCGTGGAAGGACAGGCTGAGGATGCCGAATCGGCATATATTGATCCGGATAGAGTGGTTGTTGTTACGGAGGCGCGTGGGAAATGTAGAGGGTGTGAGAAGCGCGTGGCGTCGGTGGTTGTTTTGCCTTGTCGGCACTTATGCATATGTACAGAATGCGATGCGCATTTCAGAGCATGCCCTGTTTGCTTTACTCTCAAGAATTCAACCGTTGAGGTCTTTCTCTCttag